The following DNA comes from Leifsonia sp. 1010.
GCGGTATCGGCGCGACCGGGCACGGCAACGGGCTGTACCTCGTCGACGACGGGCTGCGCCCCGTCCGGCCGGCCGTCGCCTCCACCGACAGCCGCAGCGAGCGCATCGTCGCGGCGCTCGATCCGGCGGAGGTCGAGCGGGTGCGCGGCGTCACCGGCTCCGTCCCGTGGGCCGGACAGCCCGCCGTGCTGCTGCGGTGGCTGCAGGACAACGAGCCCGAGACGCTCGACCGCGCCCGCTGGGCGCTCAGCTGCAAAGACTGGATCGTCGCGTGCCTCACCGCGACGGCCAGCGCCGACTTCTCGGACGCCTCCGCCTGCGGCCTGGTCGACCTCGCCGAGCGGACCTACGAGCCGGCGGTGTTCGGCCTGCTCGGCCTCCCGCGCGAACTGATGTCCCTGCTGCCTCCGCTGTCCCGTTCCGACGAGGTCGTCGGGCGCGTCACCGGCCCGGCCGCATCCCTCACCGGGCTGCCCGAAGGCACCCCGGTCGTCGCCGGCTGCATGGACTGCATCGCCAGCCCGATCGGCGCCGGATCGACTGCACCCGGCGACGTCACGGTGATCGTGGGAACCTGGGCGATCAACTCCGTGGTCGTTCCCGCCGACTCGGAGCCTCCGCGCGTGACTCTCAACGCCCTGCTGCCCGACCCGCGGTACATGCTCGCGCAGGAGGTCGCCCCCACCTCGGCCGCGAGCGTCGAGTGGTTCTCCTCACTCATGTCCTCCGTCGCGGTGGATGTGGTGAGCCCGCGCGATCTGCTGCACGCCGCCTCGACGGTTCCGGCCGGGGCGGAGGGACTGCTCTTCCTTCCCTTCGTGCACGGCGCCCCCGAGCACCTCGGCGCCTCCGGCACGCTGCTCGGCGTGAAGGACAAGCACGGCTACCGTGAGATCGCCCGTGCCGTCGCCGAGGGCATCACCCAGTATCACCGCGTCCAGCTCGACAAGGTGCGGGTCAGCGGCGCGACCGTCTCGCCCGAACCGTGGACGCTCGCCGGCGGCGGCGCGAAGAACCCGTTCTGGGCGCAGATGTTCGCCGACATCATCGATCACCCGGTGCGGCGTCAGCTCGGCACGGAGCTGGGTGCGCGCGGCGTCGCCTCCCTGGCCGCGGCGGCGGTCGGTGTCGACACCGCCTGCTGGCGCGTCGACCCGGACCCTGCACTCGTGGTCTCGCCCGGCGAGGACCGAGACCTCTACCGGGTGCAGGCCCAGCGCTTCGACCGCACGCTCGCCGTGATGGGCGACGTCTGGACGGAGGTGGCCCGGTGACGTCTTTCCTGCATGGATTCACCGGCCTGGGCGCCGACGTGGATGCCGCTCTCGCCGATATCACGCGCGTGTCGCGAGCGCTCGGCGCCGACCCGTCCCTCGTGCTTCACGGGGGCGGGAACACCTCGATCAAGGCCGTCGGCCGCGACATCACGGGTGACGACGTGGAGCTCGTGCTCGTGAAGGGCAGCGGCTGGGACCTCGGCAGCATCCAACCGGCGGGATTCGCGCCGCTGCGGCGGGAGCGGCTGCGGCGCCTGCTCGCCCTCGACGAGTTGAGCGACAGCCGGATGGTCAACGAGGTCCGGCAGGCGTCGCTCGACGCGTCCGCTCCGACCGCATCCATCGAGGCGCTGCTGCACGCCCACCTCCCTGCACGCGTCGTTCTGCACTCGCACGCCGACGCGGTCGTCGCCCTGACCGACCAGCCCGACGGCGTCCGCCACGCGGCGGAGGTGCTGGGTGACGGCGTCCACGTGATCCCCTATATGATGCCGGGGTTCCCGCTGGCGCGCGCGGTCGCCGAGGCTCCCCTGGACGGAGTGGATGCTCTCGTCCTCGCCAACCACGGGCTGTTCACCTTCGCCGACGATGCCGATGAGGCGCTCCGGCGGCACCGCGAGCTGGTGGACCGCGCGTCGGCCTCGTTCGGCGACCCCGCGTGGGGGGACGAGGGGCCCGCTGCGGAACGCAGGGGATCGGCTCGTGAGCTGGCGGAGCTGCGCCGCGACGTGTCGCGCACGGCCGGCCGCGCCCTGGTCGTGCGCCAGTCCGCGTCCTCGCGGGCGCGCGGCTACGCGCAGCGCGCGGACCTGGCGGAGGTGACCGGCCGCGGCACGGCGACCCCGGAGCACGTGATCCGCACCAAGCGCGTACCGCTCATCGGCCGGGATGTCGACGGCTACGCCTCCGCGTACCGCGCGTACGTCGACGCGCACCGGGACCGCGTGCCCGGCGGTCTGGAGCCGATCGATCCGGCTCCCCGCGTCATCCTGGACCCCGAACTCGGCCTGCTGACTGCCGGCGCTTCGCGGGCCGCGGCCGACGCCGTTCACGACATCGCCCTGCACACCATGGACATCGTCGAGGCGGCCGACCGCCAGGGCGGGTACCGCTCGCTCGACGAGGCACTCACCTTCGACATCGAGTACTGGGAGCTGGAGCAGGCACGCCTGCGCTCCGGCGCCTCCGTCCGGCCGCTGGACGGCGAGGTCGCCCTGGTAACGGGAGCGGCCTCGGGGATCGGCAAGGCCACGGCCGCCGCGCTGCTCGCTCAGGGCGCGT
Coding sequences within:
- a CDS encoding FGGY-family carbohydrate kinase encodes the protein MKHCLIGIDVGLTAAKAAAFDESGRELRTVSAANPRVAVAADRQEIDMTALWEVVAGVLTELTAWLTAEGWTVRGIGATGHGNGLYLVDDGLRPVRPAVASTDSRSERIVAALDPAEVERVRGVTGSVPWAGQPAVLLRWLQDNEPETLDRARWALSCKDWIVACLTATASADFSDASACGLVDLAERTYEPAVFGLLGLPRELMSLLPPLSRSDEVVGRVTGPAASLTGLPEGTPVVAGCMDCIASPIGAGSTAPGDVTVIVGTWAINSVVVPADSEPPRVTLNALLPDPRYMLAQEVAPTSAASVEWFSSLMSSVAVDVVSPRDLLHAASTVPAGAEGLLFLPFVHGAPEHLGASGTLLGVKDKHGYREIARAVAEGITQYHRVQLDKVRVSGATVSPEPWTLAGGGAKNPFWAQMFADIIDHPVRRQLGTELGARGVASLAAAAVGVDTACWRVDPDPALVVSPGEDRDLYRVQAQRFDRTLAVMGDVWTEVAR
- a CDS encoding SDR family NAD(P)-dependent oxidoreductase, encoding MTSFLHGFTGLGADVDAALADITRVSRALGADPSLVLHGGGNTSIKAVGRDITGDDVELVLVKGSGWDLGSIQPAGFAPLRRERLRRLLALDELSDSRMVNEVRQASLDASAPTASIEALLHAHLPARVVLHSHADAVVALTDQPDGVRHAAEVLGDGVHVIPYMMPGFPLARAVAEAPLDGVDALVLANHGLFTFADDADEALRRHRELVDRASASFGDPAWGDEGPAAERRGSARELAELRRDVSRTAGRALVVRQSASSRARGYAQRADLAEVTGRGTATPEHVIRTKRVPLIGRDVDGYASAYRAYVDAHRDRVPGGLEPIDPAPRVILDPELGLLTAGASRAAADAVHDIALHTMDIVEAADRQGGYRSLDEALTFDIEYWELEQARLRSGASVRPLDGEVALVTGAASGIGKATAAALLAQGASVVGVDLSPGVIDAFSGPAWRGVVGDVSDAAVIDDAIEAAAREFGGLDILVVAAGIFPSAERLSEFGDDVWERSLRVNTTAVARALRAAHPLLALAPRGGRVVLVSTKNVAAPGPGAAAYSASKAAAAQLARVAALEWAADGIRVNQVEPDGVFDTAIWTPELLADRAARYGLTVDEYRTRNLLGVEVTSAIVAEAVLAFVAGLTATTGAHLSVDGGNDRVV